In Microvirga sp. 17 mud 1-3, the genomic window GCCGAGCCGCAGTGCCCTTGCGCCATTCTCGGTCACCACATAGGCGACGAGGCCGTATTCAGTTGCATTGGCCCGGGCGACGACTTCGTCCTCGGTGTCGAAGGCCGTGACGGCCGCAACGGGAGCGAAGGTTTCCTCGCTCATAATCAGCGCATCGTCGGGGACATCTGCGAGCAAGGTCGGCGTGATGTAGAGCGGGCCCGCAGCTGGCCGATCTCCGGTTAGCATCCGTGCCCCGTGGACAAGAGCGTCGTCAATCTGAGCCTGGGCTTTCGACACGGCATTGGCGTGCATCAGCGGTCCGATCTCGGTATCAGGCTCCAGGCCGGGGCCGACCTTCAGTCCTTCGATGCGCCGTGCAAACTCTTTGCAAAAAGCCTCATATACCGAGCGCTGGACGTAGATGCGGTTCGCCGCAAGGCAATCCTGGCCCGACGTGGCGAACTTCGCCCCCATGGCAATCGTGACGGCCTTGTCCAGGTCGGCGTCCTCGAACACAATCAACGGCGCATGGCCGCCGAGTTCCATCACGAGGCGCTTCATGGTGCCGGCGCAGCGGGCCGCAATCTTGCGACCGATCTCCGTCGACCCCGTAAAGCTCACCACACGGACACGCGCATCGTCGCAGAAGCGGTTGGCGATGGGCTCCGCGTCACCCGTCACGATGTTGAAAACACCCGCCGGAAAGCCGGCGCGCTCAGCCAGTTCCGCCAGGGCCAGGGCCGAAAGAGGCGTGTAGGAGGAAGAATGCGCCACCACGGTGCAGCCCGCTGCCAGAGCTGCGGCGGCTTTACGCGTCAGCATGGCAGAGGGAAAGTTCCATGGGGTCAGAAGGGCTGCGACGCCAAGAGCTTCCCGCCGAACCACCATCTCGGCTCCAGGCAGGTGGCTCGTGACGCCCTCCACGTTCAGGCGCTTCGCCTCCTCGGCGAACCACTCCACGAAGGAGGCAGCATAATCGATCTCGCCGAGGGACTCGGAGAGCGGCTTACCCTGCTCCAGGGTCATGATGAGGGCCAGGTCCCCGCGAGCCTCGATGATGAGTTCGTACCAGGCTCGCAGAAGTGCGGCGCGCTTCTGTGGCAAAAGGTTCTTCCAGTCCGGCAGCGCGTCGGCGGCGGCGGCAACGGCTTGTGCAGCGTCGTTCGCACCAAGACGGGACACGCGGGCCACGGTCAGTCCCGAGGCCGGGTCGCGGACCTCGAAGCGCGCATCCGATTGCGCCCCGGTCCAGCGTCCACCGATATAGGCCATCTCGCGCAAGAGACGGGGGTCTTTCAGTCGGGATAATGCGGGATGAGTGTCCATTGTCGCCGGGATGGATGCGGTCGGGTGTGTCATCGCGTTCATGCGGTGCTCTCCTGGAAACCGATGCCTCGCATTCTACTGGGTGTCGGAGCGAGACAGTTTCGGTTTTCCGCCGAGGCGGCAGAGAGACTCTCGGTTTTCGTTACGCGGTACCGAGACTCTGCCGGAGATCAGCCGGCGAGAATGGAGCTTAGGAACTCCCTCGTGCGCGGCTGCTCAGGATTGCTGAAGAAGCGGTCAGGTTCGCCTTGCTCGACGATCCGCCCCTTGTCGAAGAAGCAGACGCGATCCGACACCTCCCGGGCAAAGCGCATCTCATGGGTGACGAGAAGCATGGTGAGGTCATGTTCGTGAGCAAGCCCACGAATGACCGCGAGGACCTCGCCGACGAGCTGAGGATCGAGCGCCGAGGTTGGCTCATCGAACAGGAGAACACGTGGGCGCATGGCGAGCGCCCGCGCGATGGCGACACGCTGCTGCTGTCCGCCCGACAGTTGGCTCGGGTACTGATCCTTCTTGTCGAGAAGTCCCACCATGCGCAGGAGCTCGATCGCCCGGGCTTCCGCCTCGTCGCGACGCATCTTCAAGACGGCGACCGGTGCCTCGACGATGTTCCGCAGGACGGTCATATGCGGAAACAGGTTGAAACTCTGAAACACCATGCCGACATTGCTGCGGATCTTATGGAGATGCTTGTCGCTGGCTTTGAACGGACCGCGTCCGTTGAGCTCATGATAGCTGATCCCGGCCAGTTCCAGCTTCCCTTCCTGGAAAGGCTCCAGCGTCATCAGAATGCGCAGGACCGTAGATTTTCCGGAGCCCGATGGGCCGATCAGGGTAACCTTCTCCCCCTGGCGGACATCGAAGTTGAAGTTATCCAGGACCGTCAGGGCCCCGAAGCGCTTGGTCACATTCTGGAAACGGATGATGGATGTCATCGTAGGGGAATCCCGGCCTTAGGCAGAATTCTCTCAATGAAATGTATGAGAGCCGAGCAGGTGAGGGTGAGGGGGAGAAAAATCAGGCCGACCATGGAGAGCGGCACGAGATAGTCGAAGGTCCGCTCGCCGATCATGTTGGCGAGACCGAGCATGTCGAGTACCGTGACGACCGAGAGGACTGGCGTCTCTTTCAGCATCGATACCAGGTAATTGCCCAATGAAGGGACGATGCGAGGGATCATCTGAGGAATGACGATATCCCGATAGAGTTGGAGCCGCGTCAGGTTGAGGGCGGTCGCCGCCTCCCACTGACCGCGCGGGATCGCATTGATGCCGCCCCGATAAACTTCCGACGTATAGGCCGAGTATTGCAGGCCGAGAGCCAGGGCACCCGTCATGAAGGCAGGCAGGACGATGCCGAAATCCGGCAGGACGTAATAGAGAAAGAAGAGCTGGACGAGGAGTGGCGTGTCGCGCACGAATTCGGTGAAACAGGCCACCGCCCATGAAACGGCCTTGACCCGACTGCGGCGCAGGAGCGCCAGGACAAGTCCGAGCACGAGCGCGATGGCATAGCCTACGGCGGCCGCCTTCAGCGTGACGATAAGGCCGATCCCAAGGATTGGTAGGATCGACGTCGCGAAGGCGAGGGTCGAGGAGGTGTCCCATTCATAGCCGTACATCATGAGTGGGCATCCCTGGGAAAGGCAGCGCCGCGCCGCAGTTTCATCTCGATGAAGCGCATGATGAACATCAGGAACAGCGCGATGATGAAATAACCCAGCAGCGTGAGAGTATAGACCGTTGCGCTGTCGAGAGTGATGTTGCGCAGGGACTGGGCCTGGAAGGTAAGATCCGCAATCGAGATGAGCGAGACGAGGGCCGTGTCCTTGAGGTTCTGGATCGCCAGATTGCCGAAGGCCGGCATCATCTCGATGATCGCCTGCGGCATACTGATGTGCCACAAAGTATAGGATTTGCTGAAGTTCAGCGCTCTCGCGGCCTCATGTTGGGCCGGCGGGACGGCAAGGAGGGCCCCGCGCACCACCTCGGCCCCGAAGGCTCCGGTCAGGAGGGAGAGTGTCATGATGCCGGTAGTGATCGGATCGAACGATATCCCAATCAGGGGAAGCGCATAATAGAACCAGAAGAGCTGCACGAGCAGTGGCGTTCCGCGAAAGAGCGCGATGTAAGTAAACGCAATTCCGGAGAGGATCGGGTTGCTCGAAATCCTTGCAATGCCAGCAACGAAGGCGATGATCCCGCCTAGTGCAATCGACGCCAGCGAGATCACGATGGTGATCTGTGCCCCTTTCATTAGAGGTGCCAGGTATTGTATCCACGTCATCGTCGAGATCTCCTCACGAGCGTGTCCCCCGGCCAAGGCTCGACGGCCATAGCCGGAGGAACTGGATCTTGTCGGCGCAGGACTACTTGCCGGCGCAGAGATCGGCGACGTTCTTGGCCGCAGCGGCCTTGATGCTCTCCTCGCTCAGGCCGTAGGATGTGAGGATCTTCTTGTAGTCGTCCGTTTTCCGGAACTCGACGAGGGCTTTGTTGAAGGCATCATAAAGATCCTTGTCCTCCGGGCGGAACGCGAACCCACCATAATTACGAACCGGCTTTCCATTGACGACCGGATCCGTGAAGGGCTTCACCTGCTCCACATCCTTGCCACCTTCGGCAAGCTTGGAGACGGTCAGCTCCGTTGCCGCGTAGGCATCAGCCCGCGTCTGAACCGTCGAA contains:
- a CDS encoding NAD-dependent succinate-semialdehyde dehydrogenase, which translates into the protein MTHPTASIPATMDTHPALSRLKDPRLLREMAYIGGRWTGAQSDARFEVRDPASGLTVARVSRLGANDAAQAVAAAADALPDWKNLLPQKRAALLRAWYELIIEARGDLALIMTLEQGKPLSESLGEIDYAASFVEWFAEEAKRLNVEGVTSHLPGAEMVVRREALGVAALLTPWNFPSAMLTRKAAAALAAGCTVVAHSSSYTPLSALALAELAERAGFPAGVFNIVTGDAEPIANRFCDDARVRVVSFTGSTEIGRKIAARCAGTMKRLVMELGGHAPLIVFEDADLDKAVTIAMGAKFATSGQDCLAANRIYVQRSVYEAFCKEFARRIEGLKVGPGLEPDTEIGPLMHANAVSKAQAQIDDALVHGARMLTGDRPAAGPLYITPTLLADVPDDALIMSEETFAPVAAVTAFDTEDEVVARANATEYGLVAYVVTENGARALRLGRALEYGMVAVNRVKITGAPIPFGGMKQSGLGREGSRHGLEAFTDLKYICLDLN
- the ehuA gene encoding ectoine/hydroxyectoine ABC transporter ATP-binding protein EhuA; this encodes MTSIIRFQNVTKRFGALTVLDNFNFDVRQGEKVTLIGPSGSGKSTVLRILMTLEPFQEGKLELAGISYHELNGRGPFKASDKHLHKIRSNVGMVFQSFNLFPHMTVLRNIVEAPVAVLKMRRDEAEARAIELLRMVGLLDKKDQYPSQLSGGQQQRVAIARALAMRPRVLLFDEPTSALDPQLVGEVLAVIRGLAHEHDLTMLLVTHEMRFAREVSDRVCFFDKGRIVEQGEPDRFFSNPEQPRTREFLSSILAG
- the ehuD gene encoding ectoine/hydroxyectoine ABC transporter permease subunit EhuD — its product is MMYGYEWDTSSTLAFATSILPILGIGLIVTLKAAAVGYAIALVLGLVLALLRRSRVKAVSWAVACFTEFVRDTPLLVQLFFLYYVLPDFGIVLPAFMTGALALGLQYSAYTSEVYRGGINAIPRGQWEAATALNLTRLQLYRDIVIPQMIPRIVPSLGNYLVSMLKETPVLSVVTVLDMLGLANMIGERTFDYLVPLSMVGLIFLPLTLTCSALIHFIERILPKAGIPLR
- the ehuC gene encoding ectoine/hydroxyectoine ABC transporter permease subunit EhuC encodes the protein MTWIQYLAPLMKGAQITIVISLASIALGGIIAFVAGIARISSNPILSGIAFTYIALFRGTPLLVQLFWFYYALPLIGISFDPITTGIMTLSLLTGAFGAEVVRGALLAVPPAQHEAARALNFSKSYTLWHISMPQAIIEMMPAFGNLAIQNLKDTALVSLISIADLTFQAQSLRNITLDSATVYTLTLLGYFIIALFLMFIMRFIEMKLRRGAAFPRDAHS